In Spirochaetales bacterium, the following proteins share a genomic window:
- a CDS encoding DnaJ domain-containing protein, with protein sequence MSRNLYNAFPARRNRIYQEVLQLNTLENDSLIFGLNKNSTINDLKQSYRLLLKKYHPDLHAGNREYDLKILGIINAYHRLLKQFSNASENSTGPDSTDIKNTSDTGLVKHKDPAYAYYKKGIAYYNKLFSIDPLDWLKLRKAEMNRKRNQSSGNNNQTLLTIEELLHNTSRGIYYFTIVTTYYPQSAWASDSTEKINYLNRNLKEYLKTKNYLTNKNAD encoded by the coding sequence TTGTCGAGAAATTTATATAACGCTTTTCCCGCCAGACGAAATCGTATTTATCAGGAGGTACTGCAACTGAACACACTCGAAAATGATTCTCTTATATTCGGCTTGAATAAAAACTCTACTATAAACGACCTAAAACAGTCGTATCGATTATTATTGAAGAAATACCATCCTGACTTACATGCCGGTAACAGGGAGTATGATCTTAAAATACTCGGTATCATCAATGCATATCATAGATTGCTGAAACAATTTTCAAACGCTTCCGAAAACAGCACCGGACCTGATTCAACCGACATTAAAAATACTTCCGATACCGGCCTGGTAAAGCATAAAGATCCGGCATATGCCTATTATAAAAAGGGAATTGCTTATTATAACAAATTATTTTCCATTGATCCGCTCGACTGGCTTAAATTGCGAAAGGCGGAAATGAACCGCAAACGAAATCAATCGAGCGGCAATAACAATCAAACACTATTGACAATAGAGGAATTGCTTCATAATACAAGCAGAGGAATATATTATTTTACTATCGTTACCACATATTATCCGCAATCCGCATGGGCGTCAGATTCAACAGAAAAGATAAATTACCTGAACAGGAATTTGAAAGAATATCTGAAAACAAAGAATTATTTGACAAATAAAAATGCCGATTAA